In Antennarius striatus isolate MH-2024 chromosome 10, ASM4005453v1, whole genome shotgun sequence, one DNA window encodes the following:
- the ndufs8b gene encoding NADH:ubiquinone oxidoreductase core subunit S8b isoform X2, producing the protein MSAALNLRLLNLHSKPEYVNAQEPLTDLRSISDRAATTLLWTELFRGLAMTMSYLFREPATINYPFEKGPLSPRFRGEHALRRYPNGEERCIACKLCEAICPAQAITIEAETRADGSRRTTRYDIDMTKCIYCGFCQEACPVDAIVQGPNFEFSTETHEELLYNKEKLLNNGDMWESEIAANIKADYLYR; encoded by the exons ATGTCTGCTGCGCTGAATCTGCGTCTCCTCAACCTCCACTCAAAGCCAG AATATGTAAATGCTCAGGAGCCGCTGACTGACCTGAGGTCCATCAGCGACCGCGCTGCAACAACTCTTCTGTGGACAGAGCTCTTTAGAG GCTTGGCGATGACTATGAGTTACCTGTTCCGTGAACCTGCCACCATCAATTACCCATTTGAGAAAGGGCCTTTGTCACCCCGCTTCCGTGGAGAGCACGCCCTCCGCCGCTACCCCAATGGAGAGGAGCGCTGCATTGCTTGTAAGCTGTGTGAAGCCATCTGTCCCGCTCAG GCCATTACCATTGAAGCTGAGACAAGAGCCGACGGTAGCAGGAGAACTACCCGCTATGACATCGATATGACCAAATGTATCTACTGTggtttctgtcaggaagctTGTCCTGTTGATGCCATAGTTCAG GGTCCAAACTTTGAATTTTCTACAGAAACCCATGAAGAGCTGCTGTACAACAAAGAAAAGCTCCTCAACAATGGAGACATGTGGGAGAGTGAGATAGCAGCCAACATAAAGGCAGACTACCTGTACAGATAG
- the ndufs8b gene encoding NADH:ubiquinone oxidoreductase core subunit S8b isoform X1, with the protein MSAALNLRLLNLHSKPGIFGYGCGVMRHFSLSVQREGYKYVNAQEPLTDLRSISDRAATTLLWTELFRGLAMTMSYLFREPATINYPFEKGPLSPRFRGEHALRRYPNGEERCIACKLCEAICPAQAITIEAETRADGSRRTTRYDIDMTKCIYCGFCQEACPVDAIVQGPNFEFSTETHEELLYNKEKLLNNGDMWESEIAANIKADYLYR; encoded by the exons ATGTCTGCTGCGCTGAATCTGCGTCTCCTCAACCTCCACTCAAAGCCAG GTATATTTGGTTATGGTTGTGGTGTCATGCGACACTTCAGCCTGAGTGTGCAAAGAGAGGGCTATA AATATGTAAATGCTCAGGAGCCGCTGACTGACCTGAGGTCCATCAGCGACCGCGCTGCAACAACTCTTCTGTGGACAGAGCTCTTTAGAG GCTTGGCGATGACTATGAGTTACCTGTTCCGTGAACCTGCCACCATCAATTACCCATTTGAGAAAGGGCCTTTGTCACCCCGCTTCCGTGGAGAGCACGCCCTCCGCCGCTACCCCAATGGAGAGGAGCGCTGCATTGCTTGTAAGCTGTGTGAAGCCATCTGTCCCGCTCAG GCCATTACCATTGAAGCTGAGACAAGAGCCGACGGTAGCAGGAGAACTACCCGCTATGACATCGATATGACCAAATGTATCTACTGTggtttctgtcaggaagctTGTCCTGTTGATGCCATAGTTCAG GGTCCAAACTTTGAATTTTCTACAGAAACCCATGAAGAGCTGCTGTACAACAAAGAAAAGCTCCTCAACAATGGAGACATGTGGGAGAGTGAGATAGCAGCCAACATAAAGGCAGACTACCTGTACAGATAG